Proteins encoded in a region of the Gulosibacter sediminis genome:
- a CDS encoding ABC transporter permease, giving the protein MTSTTSARPTAQAAAPVEPFEPIEVPTQPVEDGQPPLRRRLRALRRRVVHDPLLIGAIAVFAVVIAWSFWPSVFASGNPTAIDADAMLLPPSAEHPFGTDQVGRDQFTRVVYGTSLSMLATLVAVLVGLTIGSVIGLLAGYFRGVFDAIVMRIIDVVISVPSLLLSLIIVTAIGFGTVNVAIAVGLASSASFARIMRAEVIKVASSTYVEASWVYGGGVVRRLFRHVFPNSIAPVLSLAALEFGTAILAVSALSFLGFGATPPTPEWGALISDGRSYLATAWWLTVIPGFVLAIVVVAANHISRAFQKGTSA; this is encoded by the coding sequence ATGACCAGCACCACCTCGGCACGACCCACCGCGCAGGCGGCGGCGCCCGTCGAACCCTTCGAACCCATCGAGGTGCCGACCCAGCCGGTCGAAGACGGCCAGCCACCGCTGCGCCGGCGGCTGCGCGCCCTCCGGCGACGCGTCGTGCACGACCCGCTCCTCATCGGCGCAATCGCGGTGTTCGCGGTCGTCATCGCCTGGTCGTTCTGGCCGAGCGTGTTCGCCTCGGGCAACCCGACCGCCATCGACGCCGACGCGATGCTCCTGCCGCCCTCGGCCGAGCATCCATTCGGCACCGACCAGGTCGGTCGCGACCAGTTCACGCGCGTCGTCTACGGCACGTCGCTCTCGATGCTTGCGACCCTCGTCGCGGTGCTCGTGGGGCTCACGATCGGCTCGGTCATCGGCCTGCTCGCCGGCTACTTCCGCGGCGTGTTCGACGCCATCGTGATGCGCATCATCGACGTCGTCATTTCGGTGCCCTCGCTGCTGCTCTCGCTCATCATCGTCACCGCGATCGGCTTCGGCACGGTGAACGTCGCGATCGCCGTCGGCCTCGCGAGCAGTGCCAGCTTCGCGCGCATCATGCGCGCCGAAGTGATCAAGGTCGCGAGCTCCACCTATGTTGAAGCGAGCTGGGTGTACGGCGGCGGCGTCGTTCGGCGGTTGTTCCGCCACGTGTTCCCGAACTCGATCGCGCCGGTGCTCTCCCTCGCGGCCCTCGAGTTCGGCACGGCGATCCTCGCGGTGTCGGCCCTGAGCTTCCTCGGCTTTGGCGCGACGCCGCCGACTCCCGAGTGGGGCGCCCTCATCTCGGACGGCCGGAGCTACCTCGCGACCGCCTGGTGGCTCACCGTGATTCCGGGCTTCGTGCTCGCCATCGTTGTCGTGGCCGCCAACCACATCTCCCGTGCTTTCCAGAAGGGAACCAGCGCATGA
- a CDS encoding ABC transporter permease — protein MTRALTHLGQAIFVIWAAYTLTFLVLYLLPGDPATILVLSATQENDTLDQGQIDALRTEWGLDRPLYEQYFTSLWGALHLDFGLSYETRGSAWERVVTLLPQTGALAAAALVLAVVFGGALAIAANSARQRWVRRLLAAVPPLGVSLPGFWIGLLLIQLFSFRLGLLPASGSSGVESLILPAITLAIPTGATLAQLFARSLEVTLTEPFITVLRSRGADHRRVIGHAVRNAVLPVLTMVGMLIGQLFAGTAITETVFSRDGIGKLTVDAVSRFDGPVLLAIVVVVSATFVISSLLVDLIYPYVDPRLRTAGPRGRTSQADNTDKPASEQATSLEASIGAAS, from the coding sequence GTGACTCGCGCACTCACCCATCTTGGGCAGGCCATCTTCGTCATCTGGGCGGCCTACACCCTGACATTCCTCGTCCTCTACCTGCTGCCTGGCGACCCGGCCACGATCCTCGTGCTGTCGGCAACGCAGGAGAACGACACGCTCGATCAGGGACAGATCGACGCACTCCGAACCGAGTGGGGCCTCGACCGGCCCCTCTACGAGCAGTACTTCACGTCACTCTGGGGTGCACTGCACCTCGACTTCGGGCTCTCGTATGAGACCCGCGGTTCGGCGTGGGAGCGCGTCGTGACCCTGCTGCCGCAAACCGGGGCGCTCGCGGCAGCGGCCCTCGTGCTCGCCGTCGTGTTTGGCGGGGCGCTCGCGATCGCCGCGAACTCTGCTCGCCAGCGCTGGGTCCGCCGTCTCTTGGCGGCGGTCCCACCCCTCGGGGTGTCGCTGCCCGGGTTCTGGATCGGTCTACTGCTGATTCAACTGTTTTCGTTTCGGCTCGGGCTCCTGCCCGCGTCGGGCAGCTCGGGCGTCGAATCCCTCATCCTCCCGGCGATCACCCTCGCCATTCCGACCGGCGCGACGCTCGCGCAGTTGTTCGCCCGGAGCCTCGAGGTGACGCTCACCGAGCCGTTCATCACGGTGCTTCGCTCGCGCGGTGCCGACCATCGCCGGGTGATCGGCCACGCGGTGCGCAACGCCGTGCTGCCGGTGCTCACGATGGTCGGCATGCTCATCGGCCAGCTGTTCGCCGGCACCGCCATCACCGAGACCGTGTTTAGCCGCGACGGCATCGGCAAGCTCACGGTGGATGCGGTGAGCCGGTTCGACGGGCCGGTGCTGCTCGCGATCGTGGTCGTCGTGTCCGCCACGTTCGTGATCTCGAGCCTGCTCGTCGATCTCATCTATCCCTATGTCGACCCGCGCCTGCGCACCGCCGGTCCGCGCGGCCGCACGAGCCAGGCAGACAACACCGACAAGCCCGCCAGCGAGCAGGCGACCTCCCTCGAGGCCTCGATTGGAGCCGCATCATGA
- a CDS encoding ABC transporter substrate-binding protein encodes MSEDSSEFVFHLRDDAVFHDGTPIDATAVKANFDAILELGADAAGASQLLDGAETSVVDDTTVEVKFPGPNLQFLEATSTSTLGLISTESTKLSIEDRQNGEFVGSGPFQVESYTAEQEVVLTKVPDYNLSTEVNSNQGAAYLDSIRFTQIDEISVRSGSLTAGDIHAASFLTSAELDNFAATPGYHVVERTNPGTVFSLTPKLDRDTPLQELAVRQAIQLAIDREEVSRITYGDDAIPATSLLAETTPLYTDLSDELGLDVDAAGALLDEAGWEPGADGIRERDGERLEFTVIFWQASDPLVAVQEQLKKIGVDLQITQVSVSESTARADQSDLQYSNVSRNEPDRLRQDFIQYLPAWIEADLDEAEAPDLAEIQAELDEQVGEQDPEARQELLANVQTQIIDDGYRFPLYTLISSIAVSDKVHDLKLDGTSRLTFIDTWIEQ; translated from the coding sequence GTGAGCGAGGACTCGTCGGAATTCGTCTTCCACCTGCGTGACGACGCCGTCTTCCACGACGGCACCCCGATCGACGCGACCGCGGTCAAGGCGAATTTCGACGCGATTCTCGAGCTCGGCGCGGACGCGGCCGGCGCATCCCAGCTGCTCGATGGCGCGGAGACCTCCGTGGTCGACGACACGACCGTCGAGGTGAAGTTCCCCGGCCCGAACCTGCAGTTCCTCGAGGCCACGAGCACGTCGACGCTCGGCCTCATCTCGACCGAGTCGACGAAGCTCAGCATTGAGGACCGCCAGAACGGTGAGTTCGTCGGCTCAGGCCCGTTCCAGGTCGAGAGCTACACCGCCGAGCAGGAGGTCGTGCTCACGAAGGTGCCCGACTACAACCTCTCGACCGAGGTGAACTCGAACCAGGGCGCGGCCTACCTCGACAGCATCCGCTTCACCCAGATCGACGAGATCAGCGTGCGCTCGGGCAGCCTCACCGCCGGTGACATCCACGCGGCAAGCTTCCTCACCTCGGCCGAACTCGACAACTTCGCGGCGACGCCCGGCTACCACGTGGTCGAGCGCACGAACCCGGGCACGGTGTTCTCGCTCACGCCGAAGCTCGACCGTGACACACCCCTGCAGGAGCTCGCGGTGCGCCAGGCGATTCAGCTCGCGATCGACCGCGAGGAGGTCTCGCGCATCACCTACGGCGACGACGCGATCCCCGCGACGAGCCTGCTCGCCGAGACCACCCCGCTCTACACCGACCTCAGTGACGAGCTTGGGCTCGACGTGGATGCGGCGGGCGCGCTCCTCGACGAGGCCGGTTGGGAGCCGGGCGCCGACGGCATCCGCGAGCGCGACGGCGAGCGCCTCGAGTTCACCGTGATCTTCTGGCAGGCCTCTGACCCGCTCGTCGCGGTGCAGGAGCAGCTCAAGAAGATCGGCGTCGACCTGCAGATTACGCAGGTGAGCGTTTCGGAATCGACGGCCCGTGCCGACCAGTCCGACCTGCAGTACTCGAACGTCTCGCGCAACGAGCCCGACCGACTGCGCCAGGACTTCATCCAGTACCTCCCGGCGTGGATCGAAGCGGACCTCGACGAGGCCGAGGCCCCCGACCTGGCCGAGATCCAGGCCGAACTCGACGAGCAGGTCGGCGAGCAGGACCCGGAGGCGCGACAGGAGCTGCTCGCCAACGTGCAGACACAGATCATCGACGACGGCTATCGATTCCCGCTCTACACGCTCATCTCGAGCATCGCGGTGAGTGACAAAGTGCACGACCTCAAACTCGACGGCACCTCCCGACTCACCTTCATCGATACCTGGATCGAGCAGTAA
- a CDS encoding NtaA/DmoA family FMN-dependent monooxygenase (This protein belongs to a clade of FMN-dependent monooxygenases, within a broader family of flavin-dependent oxidoreductases, the luciferase-like monooxygenase (LMM) family, some of whose members use coenzyme F420 rather than FMN.): MTTTTDYPRPNAHVHFGVFYAGVNEGVDWQSPTALNQIDFEAFRQTIQTAERGLFDAFFFGEGLRLREHLGEVIELNVAGRPDSQTHLAALAAITDRIGLVATQNATYHEPYALARRLATLDVLSGGRAAWNIVTTVNGWTGENFRRGGYVDVPRRYEHAEQNVRLVRALWDSWANIAPSDSTHAAEWSQAPELVEGDGDFSSVKARLSVPSSAQGHPVLFQAGDSAGGRDLAVKHADVIFSRHLQLDDALEFAADIRSRLRATGRPEDDVLLLPGGSIVIGDTLADAEDRWRAEQEAALTDAHVVQFVEHTYGEALPDFDPNGPLPSFAPSTSEISVERGTVGHYRTPQDVVAEWRDISEAKGFATARELVAHLTSSRSFVGTPDSLADELAHAVRSGAYDGLNLGLRHVPHGLDDVVNRLVPALQERGAYPTEYVGTTLRDHLGLRPPLGRRASA, encoded by the coding sequence ATGACCACCACGACCGACTACCCACGCCCGAACGCCCACGTCCACTTCGGCGTGTTCTACGCCGGCGTCAACGAGGGCGTCGACTGGCAATCGCCCACGGCCCTCAATCAGATCGATTTCGAGGCGTTCCGCCAAACCATCCAGACCGCCGAGCGCGGCCTCTTTGACGCGTTCTTCTTTGGCGAGGGCCTGCGCCTGCGCGAGCACCTCGGCGAGGTCATCGAACTCAACGTCGCGGGCCGCCCCGACTCGCAGACCCACCTCGCAGCGCTCGCCGCCATCACCGACCGCATCGGTCTCGTCGCAACCCAGAACGCGACCTACCACGAGCCCTACGCGCTCGCCCGTCGCCTCGCGACGCTCGACGTGCTCTCGGGCGGCCGCGCGGCCTGGAACATCGTCACCACCGTGAACGGCTGGACCGGCGAGAACTTCCGCCGCGGCGGCTATGTGGACGTGCCGCGCCGCTACGAGCACGCCGAACAGAACGTGCGGCTCGTGCGCGCGCTCTGGGACTCGTGGGCGAACATCGCGCCGAGCGACTCGACGCACGCCGCCGAGTGGTCACAGGCTCCAGAGCTCGTCGAGGGCGACGGCGACTTTTCGTCAGTCAAGGCCCGACTCAGCGTTCCCTCGAGCGCCCAGGGGCATCCCGTGCTCTTCCAAGCGGGCGACTCGGCCGGCGGCCGCGATCTCGCGGTCAAGCACGCCGATGTCATCTTCTCGCGCCACCTGCAGCTCGACGACGCGCTCGAGTTCGCGGCCGACATCCGCTCGCGCCTGCGCGCCACCGGCCGGCCGGAAGACGACGTCCTGTTGCTGCCCGGCGGTTCGATCGTCATCGGCGACACCCTCGCCGACGCCGAGGACCGCTGGCGTGCCGAGCAGGAAGCCGCGCTGACCGACGCCCACGTTGTGCAGTTCGTTGAGCACACCTACGGCGAGGCGCTGCCCGACTTCGACCCGAACGGGCCGCTGCCAAGCTTCGCACCGTCGACGAGCGAGATTAGCGTCGAGCGCGGCACCGTCGGCCACTACCGCACGCCGCAGGACGTCGTCGCCGAGTGGCGCGACATCAGCGAGGCGAAGGGCTTCGCGACGGCCCGTGAACTGGTCGCCCACCTCACGAGCTCGCGCTCGTTCGTGGGCACGCCCGACTCCCTCGCCGACGAACTCGCTCACGCCGTGCGCAGCGGCGCCTACGACGGGCTCAACCTCGGGCTCCGCCACGTGCCGCACGGGCTCGACGACGTCGTGAACCGGCTCGTACCGGCACTCCAGGAGCGCGGCGCCTACCCGACCGAATACGTCGGCACGACCCTGCGCGACCACCTCGGCCTGCGCCCGCCGCTCGGCCGCCGCGCATCCGCCTAG
- a CDS encoding LLM class flavin-dependent oxidoreductase has translation MTTAPFTLALELDAAGAHPAAWRFAAHSPAEALTPRRLADKVRSAERAGFHYVTLGDDTAAPEAAGPSAARLDSVLLAAFAGPLTSTIGLVPVASPVWAEPFHLSGQISSLDHASAGRAGWLLDGTTSPAASATLGREELTGDELLAETNDVVTAATQLWDSWEDDAVIIDIDSGRFLDNQRLHAINFASERFTVRGPSITPRPLQGRPAVFGRIGEVDPSLIDVALVRGDSVAAIAESAARARELGVVRVIAEVEVVLDARGETAASRLAALDAAALADGVPAHRPDSLRVVGDSAELVELIAQLQRAVDGVRILPAVLDVDGDELERLVLPELRRLEIAAAPTFGTTLRETLGLDRPTNVFATAATAHA, from the coding sequence ATGACCACTGCACCCTTCACCCTCGCGCTCGAGCTCGACGCAGCTGGCGCGCATCCCGCCGCCTGGCGCTTCGCCGCGCACTCCCCCGCCGAGGCACTCACCCCGCGCCGCCTCGCCGACAAGGTCCGCTCCGCCGAACGCGCGGGCTTCCACTACGTGACCCTGGGCGACGACACCGCCGCGCCCGAGGCAGCAGGGCCGAGCGCGGCTCGACTCGACTCGGTATTGCTCGCCGCCTTTGCCGGGCCGCTCACCTCGACGATCGGCCTCGTGCCCGTCGCTTCGCCGGTCTGGGCCGAGCCGTTCCACCTCTCGGGCCAGATCTCGAGCCTCGACCACGCCTCGGCCGGCCGCGCCGGCTGGCTCCTCGACGGCACCACCTCGCCCGCCGCGAGCGCGACGCTCGGTCGAGAGGAACTCACCGGCGACGAGCTGCTCGCCGAGACGAACGATGTCGTCACGGCAGCGACCCAGCTCTGGGATTCCTGGGAAGACGACGCGGTAATCATCGACATTGACTCGGGCCGCTTCCTCGACAACCAGCGCCTCCACGCCATCAATTTCGCTTCCGAGCGCTTCACGGTGCGCGGCCCATCGATCACCCCACGGCCGCTCCAGGGCCGCCCGGCCGTGTTCGGCCGCATCGGGGAGGTCGACCCGAGCCTCATCGACGTCGCCCTCGTGCGCGGTGACTCGGTCGCGGCCATCGCCGAGTCGGCAGCCCGGGCCCGCGAGCTCGGCGTCGTCCGCGTCATCGCCGAGGTCGAGGTGGTGCTCGATGCCCGCGGCGAGACGGCCGCCTCGCGGCTCGCCGCGCTCGACGCCGCTGCCCTGGCCGACGGCGTGCCGGCGCACCGCCCCGACTCACTGCGCGTCGTCGGCGACTCGGCGGAACTCGTCGAGCTCATCGCGCAGCTGCAGCGGGCCGTCGACGGTGTGCGCATCCTCCCGGCGGTGCTCGATGTCGACGGTGACGAGCTCGAGCGGCTCGTGCTGCCGGAGCTGCGCCGGCTGGAGATCGCCGCAGCCCCGACGTTCGGCACCACCCTTCGCGAAACGCTCGGCCTCGATCGCCCCACCAATGTCTTCGCCACCGCGGCGACCGCCCACGCGTAG
- a CDS encoding LLM class flavin-dependent oxidoreductase, giving the protein MVNVIGLDIISNTPSAEGIQLTDVERLNSVVENAVRFEELGFDGYAVGERHHAPFLSSAPPVILANIAARTSTLRLFTGVTLLSVLDPVRVAEDYATLDLLSGGRLELIVGKGNGSEQAELFGVARDDAHVTEHENYRVLRQLWSGEPVHWAPTPGRPTTRTVPLEGWVSRPQPLQPRIRTWHGSSTSTETVELAAEYGDPIWVANVQKSIEGYAPLVERYREAWREHGRDPKDAKVGAGFSLFLTRNSQDSVEAFRPFYERTAAGRVDTYNNFAPETLFQDYDDYVARSSFLVGSPQQAIDKLTRYAQVYGLDAISIPGNRGDLTERQWLESLELLKTEVLPAVEANLGAALVS; this is encoded by the coding sequence ATGGTCAACGTGATTGGTCTCGACATCATCAGCAACACCCCATCGGCCGAAGGAATTCAACTCACCGACGTCGAGCGGTTGAATTCCGTCGTCGAGAATGCGGTGCGGTTCGAAGAGCTCGGTTTTGACGGCTATGCCGTCGGCGAGCGTCACCACGCGCCATTCCTTTCGAGCGCCCCGCCGGTAATTCTCGCGAATATCGCCGCCCGCACGTCAACGCTGCGCCTCTTTACCGGAGTGACGCTGCTCTCGGTGCTCGACCCGGTTCGCGTCGCCGAGGATTACGCGACCCTCGACCTGCTCTCGGGCGGTCGCCTCGAGCTCATCGTGGGCAAGGGCAACGGTTCGGAACAGGCCGAGCTGTTCGGCGTGGCCCGCGACGACGCGCACGTCACCGAACACGAGAACTACCGGGTACTGCGCCAGCTCTGGTCGGGCGAACCCGTGCACTGGGCACCGACGCCGGGGCGGCCGACGACCCGCACCGTGCCGCTTGAGGGCTGGGTGAGCCGACCCCAGCCGCTGCAGCCGCGCATCCGTACCTGGCACGGCTCGTCGACCTCGACCGAGACCGTCGAGCTGGCGGCCGAGTACGGCGACCCGATCTGGGTCGCCAACGTGCAAAAGTCGATCGAGGGCTACGCTCCCCTCGTCGAGCGCTACCGCGAGGCGTGGCGCGAGCACGGTCGCGACCCGAAGGACGCGAAGGTCGGCGCCGGTTTCAGCCTATTCCTCACCCGCAATTCACAAGACTCGGTCGAGGCATTCCGCCCGTTCTATGAGCGCACCGCGGCCGGCCGAGTCGACACCTATAACAACTTCGCCCCGGAAACACTCTTCCAGGATTACGACGACTATGTCGCCCGCAGTTCGTTTCTCGTCGGTAGCCCGCAGCAGGCCATCGACAAATTGACTCGATATGCGCAGGTGTATGGCCTCGACGCCATTTCAATTCCCGGTAATCGAGGCGATCTCACCGAACGCCAATGGCTCGAAAGCCTTGAACTGCTGAAAACCGAAGTTCTCCCGGCGGTTGAGGCCAATCTCGGCGCCGCCCTCGTCTCCTAA